A genome region from Camelina sativa cultivar DH55 chromosome 10, Cs, whole genome shotgun sequence includes the following:
- the LOC104717697 gene encoding mediator of RNA polymerase II transcription subunit 36a, translated as MRPPLTGSGGFSGGRGRGGYSGGRGDGGFSGGRGGGGGRGGRGFSDRGGRGGRGGRGGRGDRGRGGRGPAARGGMKGGSKVIVEPHRHAGVFIAKGKEDALVTKNLVPGEAVYNEKRISVQNEDGTKVEYRVWNPFRSKLAAAILGGVDNIWIKPGAKVLYLGAASGTTVSHVSDLVGPEGCVYAVEFSHRSGRDLVNMAKKRTNVIPIIEDARHPAKYRMLVGMVDVIFSDVAQPDQARIVALNATYFLKTGGHFVISIKANCIDSTVPAEAVFQTEVKKLQAEQFRPAEQVTLEPFERDHACVVGGYRMPKKTKAATAA; from the exons ATGAGACCTCCTCTAACTG GAAGTGGTGGATTCAGCGGTGGACGTGGTCGCGGTGGGTACAGTGGCGGAAGAGGTGATGGTGGATTCAGCGGTGGACGAGGTGGCGGCGGTGGTAGAGGAGGAAGAGGTTTCAGCGACCGTGGTGGTCGTGGcggcagaggaggaagaggaggaagaggtgaCCGTGGCCGTGGAGGCAGAGGACCAGCAGCCCGTGGTGGGATGAAAGGAGGAAGCAAAGTCATTGTAGAACCTCACAGACACGCAGGAGTGTTTATTGCAAAGGGTAAAGAAGATGCTCTTGTCACCAAGAACTTGGTCCCTGGTGAAGCTGTCTACAACGAGAAGAGAATCTCTGTTCAG AACGAAGATGGAACTAAGGTTGAATACAGAGTCTGGAACCCTTTCCGTTCTAAGTTGGCAGCTGCTATTCTCGGTGGTGTTGATAACATCTGGATT AAACCTGGTGCTAAAGTTCTATACCTTGGTGCTGCTTCTGGTACCACAGTCTCTCATGTCTCTGATCTTGTTGGCCCT GAGGGATGTGTGTACGCTGTTGAGTTTTCACACAGAAGTGGAAGAGATTTGGTGAACATGGCAAAGAAGAGAACCAATGTTATTCCAATCATTGAGGATGCTAGACACCCTGCTAAGTACAGGATGCTTGTAGGCATGGTTGATGTTATCTTCTCTGATGTTGCTCAGCCAGATCAG GCTAGGATTGTGGCTTTGAATGCAACGTACTTCCTCAAAACAGGAGGTCACTTTGTTATCTCAATCAAG GCGAACTGTATCGACTCAACTGTTCCAGCAGAAGCTGTGTTCCAAACCGAAGTGAAGAAGTTGCAAGCGGAGCAATTCAGGCCAGCTGAGCAAGTGACCCTTGAGCCATTCGAGCGTGACCACGCCTGTGTCGTTGGTGGCTACCGTATGCCTAAGAAGACAAAGGCCGCTACTGCTGCTTAG
- the LOC104717699 gene encoding uncharacterized protein LOC104717699, with protein MRSVHHNNNSVDTVNAAASAIFSADSRVQPSSSLLHKKKWGSWWSLYWCFGSKKNNKRIGHAPEPAASGVSVPPVQNSSSNSTSIFMPFIAPPSSPASFLPSDPPSVSHTPHPGLLCSLAVSEPPSAFAIGPYAHETQPVTPPVFSAFTTEPSTAPFTPPPESPSSPEVPFAQLLTSSLERARRNSSGGISQKFSAAHYEFKSHQVYPGSPGGNLISPGSGTSSPYPGKCSIVAFRIGEPPKFLGFEHFTARKWGSRFGSGSITPAGQGSRLGSGALTPDGGGGGLGSKLDSGALTPLEGSLLDSQISEVASLANSDHGASSSLRHNDEAGVVAHRVSFELTGEDVARCLASKLNRSGSHEKASGEHLRPPNGCKTSGETESEQRQKLRTFSLGSSKEFKFDNTEEETTEKVRSEWWANEKVAGKGNHSPANSWTFFPV; from the exons ATGAGGAGCGTTCATCATAATAACAATAGTGTTGATACCGTTAACGCCGCTGCTTCCGCCATCTTCTCCGCCGATTCTCGTGTTCAACCATCCTCCTCTCTGCTGCAT aagaaaaaatggGGAAGCTGGTGGAGTTTGTACTGGTGTTTTGGATCCAAGAAGAACAATAAGCGGATAGGCCACGCACCCGAACCAGCTGCATCAGGAGTTTCCGTGCCTCCAGTCCAAAACTCTTCTAGCAATTCAACTTCAATATTCATGCCCTTTATAGCTCCCCCTTCATCACCTGCATCGTTTTTACCATCTGATCCTCCATCTGTGTCGCATACTCCTCATCCTGGTCTACTCTGTTCCCTAGCCGTCAGCGAACCGCCTTCAGCCTTTGCTATTGGACCTTACGCTCATGAGACTCAACCCGTTACTCCTCCAGTGTTCTCTGCTTTCACAACTGAACCATCCACCGCGCCTTTCACGCCACCTCCAGAATCACCTTCTTCTCCTGAAGTGCCCTTTGCTCAGTTGCTTACATCTTCACTTGAACGTGCTAGGAGGAACAGTAGTGGGGGGATTAGCCAAAAGTTTTCAGCGGCACATTACGAGTTTAAGTCTCATCAAGTGTATCCTGGAAGTCCTGGTGGTAATCTAATCTCCCCTGGCTCAGGTACATCTTCTCCTTACCCAGGGAAATGCTCCATCGTTGCGTTTCGTATTGGTGAACCTCCGAAGTTTCTCGGTTTTGAGCATTTCACAGCGCGTAAATGGGGATCAAGATTCGGTTCTGGATCAATCACACCTGCTGGTCAAGGTTCAAGGTTGGGTTCAGGTGCTCTAACTcctgatggtggtggtggaggactCGGATCAAAGCTTGATTCTGGTGCTCTCACACCACTTGAAGGCAGCCTTTTGGATAGTCAGATATCTGAGGTTGCGTCTTTAGCCAATTCGGACCACGGGGCTTCGTCGTCGTTAAGGCATAATGATGAAGCTGGGGTGGTTGCTCACAGAGTTTCTTTCGAGTTGACTGGTGAAGACGTTGCACGTTGTCTTGCAAGCAAGCTAAACCGATCCGGTTCACATGAAAAAGCGAGCGGGGAGCACTTAAGACCACCAAACGGATGTAAAACGTCGGGAGAAACAGAGAGTGAACAGAGGCAGAAACTAAGAACGTTTTCCTTAGGATCGAGCAAAGAATTCAAGTTTGATAACACCGAAGAAGAGACGACAGAAAAAGTTAGATCAGAGTGGTGGGCCAATGAGAAGGTCGCCGGAAAAGGTAATCATAGTCCAGCAAACAGTTGGACTTTCTTTCCGGTGTAA
- the LOC104717700 gene encoding uncharacterized protein LOC104717700 yields the protein MELVKQDGNDSLDMLIRRAVGKDPFLSFPRPENTPVQLFQLLHTLERPGWPLLTPLKIQMQKCEKCNMEFYSPVNYRRHHRMHRRQRKHAKDSGKERDALGAFWNKLAAIDAKEILSLKSMMLEDVPGVSVESGLMSLIEKPGYTALPQYYLRAGSGILDILHARPSSFPISSQELFSILDDASEKTFLCNEAAPMQKYIFDGEIGKNILEPKNVVACASFLLEQRLIKAWLADKDAEALRCQNLLVEEEEAARRRQAELLERKKRKKLRQKEQREKDQKKDAKEDESTTSEEQQYPAESSSQLPVASDSEAQRPDSIPIDASSSLEDPQVLETNDGRNGECQAPMVDDDGFGNGQNMERQNGRRSNGFHANHAPKLGMRKNGINRDTRVNTAKVWSRKSVNPKSISQHAAFTQLDQTRNSELRIGSFSLTIPKGGLNGEHNQTKCSEEDRRSKTVEVKPTTEQATVKIWRPVSSQGRKVLAVHENADKGDKNSNPTAPEVKTTHHHISVQFNNHKAKEFLAKRWKEATSGEHVTLVLSQETDISGNNTHESSNGVITARPKPRMKPEKGTKVKYVPKQRIP from the exons ATGGAGCTGGTGAAACAAGATGGGAATGATTCACTCGATATGCTCATCAGACGAGCGGTTGGAAAGgatccttttctttctttccctaGACCTGAAAATACTCCAGTCCAGCTTTTTCAACTCCTCCATACCTTAGAACGTCCAG GCTGGCCATTGCTGACTCCTTTGAAGATACAAATGCAGAAGTGTGAAAAGTGTAATATGGAGTTTTACTCTCCTGTCAACTATAGAAGGCATCACCGCATGCATCGGCGTCAAAGAAAGCATGCAAAG GATTCTGGCAAAGAAAGAGATGCGCTGGGAGCCTTTTGGAATAAG CTTGCTGCAATTGATGCAAAGGAGATTCTCTCATTAAAGAGCATGATGCTGGAG GATGTTCCTGGGGTGTCAGTTGAGTCAGGACTTATGTCACTTATCGAAAAACCAGGATATACTGCTCTGCCGCAATATTATCTAAGAGCTGGTTCTGGCATTTTG GATATTCTCCACGCTAGACCATCTAGTTTTCCAATTTCTTCGCAGGAACTTTTTAGCATTCTCGATGATGCAAGTGAAAAAACATTCCTGTGTAACGAGGCTGCACCAATgcaaaaatacatttttgatGGGGAAATTGGGAAGAATATACTGGAGCCAAAAAATGTTGTTGCTTGCGCAAGCTTCCTTCTGGAACAGCGATTG ATCAAAGCATGGCTGGCTGACAAAGATGCAGAAGCTCTGAGGTGCCAAAATTTACtggttgaagaggaagaagctgctCGAAGAAG ACAAGCTGAGCttttggagaggaagaagaggaagaagctaagACAAAAAGAACAGCGAGAGAAGGATCAGAAAAAAGATGCTAAGGAAGACGAGAGTACCACATCAGAGGAACAACAATATCCAGCTGAGTCATCAAGCCAGCTACCTGTAGCTTCTGATTCCGAGGCACAGAGACCAGATTCCATACCGATTGATGCTTCTTCATCCCTCGAGGACCCTCAAGTTTTGGAAACGAATGATGGGAGAAACGGTGAATGTCAAGCGCCaatggttgatgatgatggcttTGGCAATGGCCAAAACATGGAAAGACAAAATGGCCGTAGGTCGAATGGGTTCCATGCTAATCATGCGCCAAAACTTGGCATGCGAAAGAACGGAATCAACAGAGACACTAGAGTCAATACGGCTAAAGTTTGGAGCCGAAAATCCGTTAACCCCAAATCGATATCACAACATGCAGCATTTACTCAGCTAGATCAGACAAGGAACAGTGAACTTCGGATTGGATCGTTTAGTTTAACAATCCCAAAAGGTGGTCTCAACGGAGagcataaccaaaccaaatgcAGTGAAGAGGATAGAAGATCAAAGACTGTTGAGGTGAAACCCACAACTGAGCAAGCAACTGTAAAGATATGGAGACCAGTGAGCAGTCAGGGAAGGAAAGTTTTGGCAGTCCATGAAAACGCAGACAAAGGTGACAAGAACTCAAACCCAACTGCACCCGAAGTAAAGACCACTCATCATCACATAAGCGTGCAGTTTAACAACCACAAAGCAAAGGAGTTTCTTGCAAAGA GATGGAAAGAGGCAACCTCTGGAGAACACGTGACATTGGTTCTGTCTCAGGAAACAGACATCTCGGGCAACAACACTCACGAATCCTCAAATGGTGTTATAACCGCAAGACCAAAGCCGAGGATGAAACCCGAAAAGGGAACGAAGGTAAAATATGTTCCAAAACAGAGGATtccttga
- the LOC104717701 gene encoding probable prolyl 4-hydroxylase 12 isoform X1: protein MACLSQIILILMIMMSSSSSPFCFGGSRKELRDNEEMGKSDDTEASYVLGSKFVDPRRVLQLSWQPRVFLYRGFLSEEECDHLISLRKETSVLNSGDAVDVQDPVVAGIEEKIAAWTFLPRENSGSIKVRSYISEESAKRLDYFGEESSSVSQEEVLLATVILYLSNTTQGGDLLFPNSQMKSKKSCSETGSNILRPVKGNAVLFFTRHLNSSLDETSTHLRCPVVKGELLVAKKLIYAKKQERNEESGECSDEDDNCRRWAELGECKKNPVYMIGSPDYYGTCRKSCNAC, encoded by the exons ATGGCTTGCCTTAGCCAAATCATCCTTATTCTGATGATTATgatgtcttcttcgtcttctcctttCTGTTTCGGTGGAAG TCGGAAGGAACTCCGAGATAATGAAGAGATGGGTAAGAGTGATGATACAGAGGCGAGTTATGTTTTAGGATCTAAATTTGTGGATCCGAGACGTGTTCTTCAACTTTCATGGCAACCAAG GGTCTTTCTTTACCGTGGGTTCTTGTCTGAGGAAGAGTGTGATCATCTGATATCTCTG AGAAAGGAAACTTCAGTGCTTAACTCAGGGGATGCTGTAGATGTGCAG GATCCAGTAGTTGCtggaattgaagaaaaaattgcTGCGTGGACTTTCCTCCCAAGAG AAAACAGCGGCTCTATCAAGGTAAGAAGTTATATTTCTGAGGAGTCGGCAAAAAGACTTGATTATTTTGGAGAGGAATCTAGCTCGGTATCTCAAGAGGAAGTTTTGCTGGCAACCGTCATTCTCTACCTCTCAAACACAACTCAAGGTGGAGACCTTCTGTTCCCAAATTCACAG ATGAAATCCAAAAAGAGTTGCTCAGAGACCGGTAGTAACATCTTAAGACCAGTGAAAGGAAACGCAGTTTTGTTCTTCACCAGACACTTAAATTCATCTTTGGATGAGACAAGCACTCATTTGAGATGCCCTGTGGTGAAAGGGGAACTGTTAGTGGCGAAAAAACTGATCTatgcaaagaaacaagaaagaaatgaGGAGAGTGGGGAATGcagtgatgaagatgacaacTGTCGAAGATGGGCTGAGCTTGGGGAGTGCAAGAAAAACCCTGTCTATATGATTGGCTCTCCAGATTACTACGGTACTTGCAGAAAGAGTTGTAACGCTTGTTGA
- the LOC104717701 gene encoding probable prolyl 4-hydroxylase 12 isoform X2 translates to MATKVRVFLYRGFLSEEECDHLISLRKETSVLNSGDAVDVQDPVVAGIEEKIAAWTFLPRENSGSIKVRSYISEESAKRLDYFGEESSSVSQEEVLLATVILYLSNTTQGGDLLFPNSQMKSKKSCSETGSNILRPVKGNAVLFFTRHLNSSLDETSTHLRCPVVKGELLVAKKLIYAKKQERNEESGECSDEDDNCRRWAELGECKKNPVYMIGSPDYYGTCRKSCNAC, encoded by the exons ATGGCAACCAAGGTCAG GGTCTTTCTTTACCGTGGGTTCTTGTCTGAGGAAGAGTGTGATCATCTGATATCTCTG AGAAAGGAAACTTCAGTGCTTAACTCAGGGGATGCTGTAGATGTGCAG GATCCAGTAGTTGCtggaattgaagaaaaaattgcTGCGTGGACTTTCCTCCCAAGAG AAAACAGCGGCTCTATCAAGGTAAGAAGTTATATTTCTGAGGAGTCGGCAAAAAGACTTGATTATTTTGGAGAGGAATCTAGCTCGGTATCTCAAGAGGAAGTTTTGCTGGCAACCGTCATTCTCTACCTCTCAAACACAACTCAAGGTGGAGACCTTCTGTTCCCAAATTCACAG ATGAAATCCAAAAAGAGTTGCTCAGAGACCGGTAGTAACATCTTAAGACCAGTGAAAGGAAACGCAGTTTTGTTCTTCACCAGACACTTAAATTCATCTTTGGATGAGACAAGCACTCATTTGAGATGCCCTGTGGTGAAAGGGGAACTGTTAGTGGCGAAAAAACTGATCTatgcaaagaaacaagaaagaaatgaGGAGAGTGGGGAATGcagtgatgaagatgacaacTGTCGAAGATGGGCTGAGCTTGGGGAGTGCAAGAAAAACCCTGTCTATATGATTGGCTCTCCAGATTACTACGGTACTTGCAGAAAGAGTTGTAACGCTTGTTGA
- the LOC104717702 gene encoding actin-depolymerizing factor 7-like, which translates to MANAASGMAVEDECKLKFLELKSKRNYRFIVFRIDGQQVVVEKLGKPEETYDDFTASLPADECRYAVFDFDFTTAENCQKSKIFFIAWSPDSSRVRMKMVYASSKDRFKRELDGIQVELQATDPSEMSFDIIKSRAL; encoded by the exons ATG GCGAACGCGGCGTCTGGGATGGCAGTGGAGGACGAGTGCAAGCTCAAGTTTCTGGAGCTAAAGTCGAAAAGAAACTACCGGTTCATAGTATTCAGGATAGACGGGCAACAAGTGGTGGTCGAAAAGCTAGGAAAGCCCGAAGAGACTTACGATGATTTCACGGCTTCCCTCCCTGCGGATGAGTGCCGCTATGCAGTCTTCGATTTTGACTTCACCACCGCTGAAAATTGCCAGAAGAGCAAAATCTTCTTCATTGCATG gTCCCCTGATTCATCAAGGGTGAGGATGAAGATGGTGTATGCAAGCTCTAAAGATAGATTCAAGAGAGAATTGGATGGCATTCAGGTGGAGTTACAAGCCACTGATCCTAGCGAGATGAGCTTTGACATTATCAAAAGCCGTGCTCTCTAA
- the LOC104717703 gene encoding low-temperature-induced 65 kDa protein-like isoform X1, whose protein sequence is MDSQGQLQRTHHARHQAEEPIKIHHPEEGEHHEKGPSKVLKKVKEKAKKIKNVLTKHGHSHEHDRGEHIPDDHDLDQEDDGDHYRDQQIRAGAAARGKAHIPVKYEIVPPGTKAFPVVPSSHTKHSEPNRGVGHEAMPHPVKHSGVPKREESGGASTLTPHNTPVSLPSAAEDVTRTFVPGGDKSRDQRKGNTERPRGLEQDPAAPGSHGGGMSNYQSKVTDPTHGKASGETGAATTVSALGRLGLGTDFGKKSHGFDTKSEPEMGKHLPAGNYGSGLRKESPERSDEFDLGRDLPTRTQGIQNREGVDLKSHERGDEMHQSNQSSYTDKIALATSAVADKAVAAKNAVASKLGYSGEGGGVHQNRLEGEETPSSGVGYGSTVAGMVTPVYEKVKETGASVMTKFPFSGTGGTETGQDKGVSAKEYLTEKLSPGEEDKVLSEVVAEKLHLGGGETGPAKKGIVTQSEEVEKRLGGFKDPSSEAAMKHGKAYADEGEGGMVEKLSGAVTSWLAGTTEEVTQKATQSVQDSSQSLGSTVGNKMGLSGGDEAGQPGGNGGSVPLQRRFQESGN, encoded by the exons ATGGATTCACAAGGACAGTTGCAACGTACTCATCATGCTCGTCATCAAGCAGAGGAGCCAATAAAGATTCACCATCCTG AGGAAGGAGAGCATCATGAGAAAGGACCATCGAAAGTTCTAAAGAAAGTGAAGGAAAAAGCCAAGAAGATCAAGAACGTTCTTACAAAACATGGACATAGCCATGAGCATGATCGTGGAGAACACATCCCCGATGATCACGATCTAGACCAGGAAGACGATGGAGATCACTACAGAGACCAACAAATACGCGCCGGTGCAGCAG CACGAGGAAAGGCTCACATTCCGGTGAAGTATGAGATAGTTCCTCCAGGCACGAAAGCTTTTCCCGTTGTCCCGTCTTCACATACGAAACACTCTGAGCCAAACAGAGGAGTTGGCCACGAAGCAATGCCTCATCCTGTGAAACACTCAGGCGTAcctaaaagagaagagagcgGAGGAGCTTCTACGTTGACACCGCATAACACGCCCGTATCGTTGCCCTCTGCGGCAGAAGATGTGACGAGAACGTTTGTTCCTGGTGGAGACAAGTCTCGAGACCAACGTAAGGGTAATACCGAGCGACCAAGAGGACTGGAGCAAGATCCTGCTGCTCCTGGATCTCATGGAGGTGGGATGTCGAATTATCAGTCTAAAGTTACTGATCCCACCCATGGAAAAG cTTCAGGAGAAACTGGAGCAGCAACGACTGTCTCAGCTCTTGGAAGGTTAGGGTTAGGAACGGACTTCGGGAAGAAAAGCCATGGGTTTGATACGAAATCGGAACCTGAAATGGGTAAGCATCTACCGGCCGGAAACTATGGATCTGGATTGAGGAAAGAGTCTCCGGAGAGGAGTGATGAATTTGATTTGGGAAGAGATTTGCCGACGAGAACTCAAGGTATACAAAACCGTGAGGGTGTTGATTTGAAATCTCACGAGAGAGGAGATGAGATGCATCAGTCGAATCAGAGCAGTTACACCGATAAGATCGCACTAGCTACTTCAGCCGTAGCTGACAAAGCTGTAGCGGCTAAGAACGCCGTCGCTTCGAAGCTCGGTTACTCTGGAGAAGGCGGTGGCGTACACCAGAATCGTCTAGAGGGAGAGGAGACTCCTAGCTCCGGTGTTGGATACGGGAGTACGGTCGCAGGTATGGTGACTCCTGTTTACGAGAAGGTTAAAGAGACAGGAGCTAGTGTAATGACGAAATTTCCGTTCTCTGGAACCGGTGGAACAGAGACAGGACAAGACAAGGGCGTGTCGGCTAAAGAATACCTGACGGAGAAACTGAGTCCGGGAGAGGAAGATAAGGTTTTGTCGGAGGTGGTCGCTGAAAAGCTTCATCTTGGAGGCGGCGAAACGGGGCCGGCGAAGAAGGGGATAGTGACACAATCGGAAGAAGTGGAGAAAAGGCTAGGAGGATTTAAGGATCCGAGCTCGGAAGCAGCTATGAAACACGGCAAAGCTTATGCGGATGAAGGCGAAGGAGGGATGGTGGAGAAGCTGAGTGGAGCTGTTACTTCTTGGCTCGCTGGTACGACGGAGGAAGTGACGCAAAAGGCTACACAGTCTGTTCAAGACTCTTCACAGTCACTTGGCTCCACCGTTG GGAATAAAATGGGGTTATCGGGAGGAGATGAGGCAGGTCAACCAGGCGGAAATGGTGGTTCTGTGCCTTTGCAGAGGAGATTTCAAGAATCTGGAAACTGA
- the LOC104717703 gene encoding low-temperature-induced 65 kDa protein-like isoform X2 translates to MDSQGQLQRTHHARHQAEEPIKIHHPEEGEHHEKGPSKVLKKVKEKAKKIKNVLTKHGHSHEHDRGEHIPDDHDLDQEDDGDHYRDQQIRAGAAARGKAHIPVKYEIVPPGTKAFPVVPSSHTKHSEPNRGVGHEAMPHPVKHSGVPKREESGGASTLTPHNTPVSLPSAAEDVTRTFVPGGDKSRDQRKGNTERPRGLEQDPAAPGSHGGGMSNYQSKVTDPTHGKASGETGAATTVSALGRLGLGTDFGKKSHGFDTKSEPEMGKHLPAGNYGSGLRKESPERSDEFDLGRDLPTRTQGIQNREGVDLKSHERGDEMHQSNQSSYTDKIALATSAVADKAVAAKNAVASKLGYSGEGGGVHQNRLEGEETPSSGVGYGSTVAETGQDKGVSAKEYLTEKLSPGEEDKVLSEVVAEKLHLGGGETGPAKKGIVTQSEEVEKRLGGFKDPSSEAAMKHGKAYADEGEGGMVEKLSGAVTSWLAGTTEEVTQKATQSVQDSSQSLGSTVGNKMGLSGGDEAGQPGGNGGSVPLQRRFQESGN, encoded by the exons ATGGATTCACAAGGACAGTTGCAACGTACTCATCATGCTCGTCATCAAGCAGAGGAGCCAATAAAGATTCACCATCCTG AGGAAGGAGAGCATCATGAGAAAGGACCATCGAAAGTTCTAAAGAAAGTGAAGGAAAAAGCCAAGAAGATCAAGAACGTTCTTACAAAACATGGACATAGCCATGAGCATGATCGTGGAGAACACATCCCCGATGATCACGATCTAGACCAGGAAGACGATGGAGATCACTACAGAGACCAACAAATACGCGCCGGTGCAGCAG CACGAGGAAAGGCTCACATTCCGGTGAAGTATGAGATAGTTCCTCCAGGCACGAAAGCTTTTCCCGTTGTCCCGTCTTCACATACGAAACACTCTGAGCCAAACAGAGGAGTTGGCCACGAAGCAATGCCTCATCCTGTGAAACACTCAGGCGTAcctaaaagagaagagagcgGAGGAGCTTCTACGTTGACACCGCATAACACGCCCGTATCGTTGCCCTCTGCGGCAGAAGATGTGACGAGAACGTTTGTTCCTGGTGGAGACAAGTCTCGAGACCAACGTAAGGGTAATACCGAGCGACCAAGAGGACTGGAGCAAGATCCTGCTGCTCCTGGATCTCATGGAGGTGGGATGTCGAATTATCAGTCTAAAGTTACTGATCCCACCCATGGAAAAG cTTCAGGAGAAACTGGAGCAGCAACGACTGTCTCAGCTCTTGGAAGGTTAGGGTTAGGAACGGACTTCGGGAAGAAAAGCCATGGGTTTGATACGAAATCGGAACCTGAAATGGGTAAGCATCTACCGGCCGGAAACTATGGATCTGGATTGAGGAAAGAGTCTCCGGAGAGGAGTGATGAATTTGATTTGGGAAGAGATTTGCCGACGAGAACTCAAGGTATACAAAACCGTGAGGGTGTTGATTTGAAATCTCACGAGAGAGGAGATGAGATGCATCAGTCGAATCAGAGCAGTTACACCGATAAGATCGCACTAGCTACTTCAGCCGTAGCTGACAAAGCTGTAGCGGCTAAGAACGCCGTCGCTTCGAAGCTCGGTTACTCTGGAGAAGGCGGTGGCGTACACCAGAATCGTCTAGAGGGAGAGGAGACTCCTAGCTCCGGTGTTGGATACGGGAGTACGGTCGCAG AGACAGGACAAGACAAGGGCGTGTCGGCTAAAGAATACCTGACGGAGAAACTGAGTCCGGGAGAGGAAGATAAGGTTTTGTCGGAGGTGGTCGCTGAAAAGCTTCATCTTGGAGGCGGCGAAACGGGGCCGGCGAAGAAGGGGATAGTGACACAATCGGAAGAAGTGGAGAAAAGGCTAGGAGGATTTAAGGATCCGAGCTCGGAAGCAGCTATGAAACACGGCAAAGCTTATGCGGATGAAGGCGAAGGAGGGATGGTGGAGAAGCTGAGTGGAGCTGTTACTTCTTGGCTCGCTGGTACGACGGAGGAAGTGACGCAAAAGGCTACACAGTCTGTTCAAGACTCTTCACAGTCACTTGGCTCCACCGTTG GGAATAAAATGGGGTTATCGGGAGGAGATGAGGCAGGTCAACCAGGCGGAAATGGTGGTTCTGTGCCTTTGCAGAGGAGATTTCAAGAATCTGGAAACTGA
- the LOC104717704 gene encoding transmembrane ascorbate ferrireductase 1 → MAVGINAMAVTFVAHALAVIAAVMVLVWSISYRGGLAWEATNKNLIFNLHPVMMLIGFIILGGEAIISYKALPLEKPVKKLIHLILHAIALALGIFGICAAFKNHNESNIPNLYSLHSWIGIGVISLYGFQWVYSFIVFFFPGGSANLRSGLLPWHAMLGLFVYILAVGNAALGFLEKLTFLENGGLDKYGSEAFLINFTAIVTILFGAFVVLTASAKSPSPSSSNDDDTVDYSYSAI, encoded by the exons ATGGCTGTCGGGATAAACGCGATGGCGGTGACGTTTGTGGCGCACGCGCTGGCGGTAATCGCGGCGGTTATGGTGCTGGTTTGGAGTATTAGTTACAGAGGTGGATTGGCCTGGGAAGCTACTAACAAGAATCTCATCTTCAAT CTGCATCCTGTTATGATGCTTATTGGATTTATAATCTTGGGAGGAGAAG CCATTATAAGTTACAAAGCGCTTCCCCTGGAGAAACCAGTGAAGAAGTTGATCCACCTTATACTCCATGCCATTGCTTTGGCTCTTGGGATCTTTGGCATCTGCGCAGCCTTCAAGAACCATAATGAAAGCAACATCCCTAATCTCTACAGTCTCCATTCCTGGATTGGTATTGGAGTCATTTCCCTTTATGGCTTCCAG TGGGTGTACAGCTTCATAGTGTTCTTCTTCCCAGGAGGATCAGCAAATCTGAGAAGCGGTTTGCTTCCGTGGCACGCAATGCTCGGCCTATTTGTTTATATACTCGCGGTTGGGAATGCAGCTTTAGGGTTTCTGGAAAAGCTGACTTTCTTGGAGAATGGAGGGCTTGACAAGTATGGATCCGAGGCATTTCTCATCAACTTCACGGCCATTGTCACTATTCTCTTTGGTGCCTTTGTGGTACTCACTGCTTCTGCTAAGTCTCCGTCACCTTCCTCCTCCAATGATGATGATACTGTTGACTACAGCTACTCTGCTATATAA